A region from the Vibrio artabrorum genome encodes:
- a CDS encoding aminoimidazole riboside kinase gives MNQVWVTGDAVVDLIPETDKTLLKCPGGAPANVAVAITRLLGKSAFFGRVGNDPFGTFMEVTLQNEGVNTERLVKDPEQRTSTVVVDLDDQGERSFTFMVKPSADQFMSVDDIPKFKKNEWLHVCSISLANEPSRSSTFEAIRRMKAAGGYISFDPNLRDEVWQDPSAIKSVVMQAVALADVVKFSEEELDFLTCSTSMEQGLAHIADLNNTLVLVTQGAKGVWRVFETQGVLMSGRSVTPVDTTGAGDAFVGGLLAKLSQHDEWNNQQVVDSAIQWANGCGALATTQKGAMTALPTQEALTQFIQKNSSNTNAVEESV, from the coding sequence ATGAATCAAGTTTGGGTAACGGGAGACGCTGTCGTCGACCTCATTCCGGAGACAGATAAGACATTGTTGAAATGTCCGGGTGGTGCTCCTGCCAATGTCGCGGTTGCTATTACTCGTCTTTTAGGCAAAAGCGCCTTTTTCGGCCGAGTGGGTAACGACCCGTTTGGCACCTTTATGGAAGTGACTCTGCAAAACGAAGGTGTGAATACCGAACGTTTGGTGAAGGATCCTGAACAGCGAACGTCAACGGTGGTGGTGGACCTTGATGACCAAGGTGAACGCAGCTTTACGTTTATGGTGAAGCCAAGTGCCGATCAGTTTATGTCTGTGGATGACATTCCTAAGTTTAAGAAAAACGAGTGGCTACACGTCTGCTCAATCTCTCTGGCTAATGAGCCAAGTCGAAGCAGTACCTTTGAAGCCATCCGACGCATGAAAGCGGCTGGTGGTTACATCAGCTTCGATCCAAACCTTCGTGATGAAGTGTGGCAAGATCCCTCAGCAATCAAGTCTGTGGTCATGCAAGCGGTAGCGTTGGCGGATGTGGTTAAATTCTCGGAAGAAGAGTTGGATTTCTTAACCTGTTCAACGTCGATGGAGCAAGGTTTGGCTCATATTGCAGATCTTAACAACACGCTTGTTCTGGTTACACAGGGTGCGAAAGGCGTATGGCGAGTATTTGAAACGCAAGGTGTGTTGATGTCAGGTCGTTCAGTGACGCCAGTGGATACTACAGGGGCAGGCGATGCTTTTGTTGGTGGCTTGCTTGCAAAACTTTCTCAACATGATGAGTGGAACAATCAACAAGTCGTCGATTCTGCAATTCAGTGGGCGAATGGTTGTGGTGCACTGGCGACAACGCAAAAAGGCGCAATGACCGCACTTCCAACGCAAGAAGCTCTAACTCAGTTTATTCAAAAAAACTCTTCAAATACGAATGCCGTAGAGGAGAGTGTATGA
- the mpaA gene encoding murein tripeptide amidase MpaA — MSLIPRTERAAFSLKPIPFGCSVLGAPLLYFPAQRQSESRGLILAGTHGDETASIAGLSCALRSLPAANLQHDVILSMNPDGNQLGTRANANQVDLNRAFPTQNWTEKGTVYRWSSHIPVRDVKVKTGQTDKLEPEVQSLINLIEQRKPQFVVSFHEPLAMVDDPAQSELATWLGKQFNLPLVEDVDYDTPGSFGTWCSERKLPCITVELPPVSADLTIEQYLDAFISILQHDPVI; from the coding sequence GTGAGTTTAATTCCAAGAACGGAAAGAGCAGCATTTTCATTAAAACCTATCCCATTCGGATGCTCAGTATTAGGCGCACCATTGCTCTACTTTCCTGCGCAGCGACAAAGCGAATCTCGCGGACTCATTTTAGCTGGCACACACGGCGATGAAACCGCGTCTATAGCGGGGCTGTCTTGCGCGCTAAGAAGCTTGCCCGCCGCCAACTTACAACACGATGTGATTCTATCGATGAACCCAGACGGTAACCAGTTAGGTACACGAGCCAACGCCAATCAGGTTGATTTAAACCGTGCGTTTCCGACTCAAAATTGGACAGAAAAAGGCACCGTCTATCGTTGGAGTTCTCACATCCCCGTAAGAGACGTTAAAGTGAAAACTGGCCAAACCGATAAACTTGAGCCTGAAGTCCAATCACTGATCAACCTTATAGAGCAACGTAAACCCCAGTTTGTGGTCTCTTTTCACGAGCCACTGGCGATGGTCGACGATCCCGCTCAATCCGAACTTGCGACTTGGCTAGGCAAACAATTCAACCTACCACTCGTCGAAGACGTCGATTACGACACCCCAGGTTCATTTGGCACATGGTGCAGCGAAAGAAAACTACCTTGTATTACCGTTGAGCTGCCACCCGTTTCAGCCGATCTGACGATAGAGCAGTATTTAGATGCATTCATTTCGATATTGCAGCATGATCCTGTCATCTGA
- a CDS encoding VirK/YbjX family protein: MSYLKKIYTLSNKVHPHSSGVDYLRKNIRFMMWGILSPHVIRAMDNLHENENLTTIFELNYKLFEKPLKPFISPRFSSKQRVNLIQSHFDILASKFGKNVINIYAQPFEITTFIDRNGSAYRIELFSGEVREGSIGIRLVECDTGYSIYSITFNLSEQSGERVLHIGCLQGSNRHVVDSNSKIKEITRTLHGLRPKALMLNLSLSFARYFNVNKVVAVSNKGHVYQALRYWGSKKNAIKSDYDSLWKENGGEQINKHFYQIPTNLERKELAGLKRSKRSLYTKRYALLDDLEADLISSLNSLIQ, encoded by the coding sequence ATGAGCTATTTAAAAAAGATATATACCTTGTCAAATAAAGTTCATCCTCACAGCTCTGGGGTTGATTACTTACGTAAAAACATTCGATTTATGATGTGGGGAATATTGAGTCCACATGTTATCCGTGCCATGGATAATCTGCACGAGAATGAAAATCTAACCACCATCTTTGAGCTGAACTATAAGCTTTTTGAAAAGCCGTTAAAGCCTTTTATTTCACCTCGCTTCTCATCCAAGCAACGCGTCAATCTTATCCAATCTCATTTTGATATATTAGCGTCTAAATTTGGTAAAAATGTTATCAATATTTACGCTCAACCCTTTGAGATAACGACCTTTATTGACCGCAATGGTAGCGCCTATCGGATTGAGTTATTCTCTGGTGAAGTAAGAGAGGGGTCTATCGGTATCAGACTTGTAGAATGTGATACTGGTTATTCAATATACTCAATTACCTTTAATCTATCCGAGCAATCAGGGGAAAGAGTATTACACATCGGGTGTTTGCAAGGTTCGAATCGGCATGTGGTTGATAGTAATAGTAAAATAAAAGAGATCACTCGAACATTGCACGGCCTTCGCCCGAAAGCCTTAATGTTGAATTTAAGCTTGAGCTTTGCTAGATATTTTAATGTGAATAAAGTTGTTGCGGTATCAAATAAAGGCCATGTATATCAAGCACTTAGGTATTGGGGCTCAAAGAAAAATGCGATAAAAAGTGATTATGACTCCTTATGGAAAGAGAATGGTGGGGAACAGATAAATAAACATTTCTATCAAATCCCAACCAATCTCGAACGAAAGGAGCTTGCCGGATTAAAAAGAAGTAAACGCAGTCTTTACACAAAAAGATACGCACTACTTGATGATCTCGAAGCAGACCTTATCTCCTCATTGAACAGTCTCATTCAATAA
- a CDS encoding Ig-like domain-containing protein, whose translation MKILKLLLAGLISITIVACGGESDSSPVPALNKTSKVVIQPESDTGYSKNAVTSSSLHLGTTLNLRAYEFDSTGDDDPGLMPDKTAWKSSNENVATVSQNGELTTHNEGHAEITAVINGVSSKAYIIEVNPAALAEINLTNNNYMNLPQGTTIHYRAIATYTDGTLQDITSNATWETDNNSVANFVEKGVLKGLSTGETEVIASFKGIYSNVNSNSWGWGHTYINVVSAKIKNITLTNNTELTVAVGEAFRPTVIATYTDLTQQDVTINTDWKISDETIAKSGNKIQALSAGNTTATATYAGKSVTLNLKVTPAKLTKIDITENDLRNGYTVAKGYSLQLHALGTYGDGSKRDITSMVNWNTTGNSTYFTYQYNESGLVHSAIPGFSDITATLGDVQSQPQRIQVKDKVIESLRIAQPKDKLTLTMTDQDGNTDDQRFTPRHFSVVAIATYSDNTEGFVQDRIHFKIADQSIVQPSRASYTTDIFYQTLKPGTTTLTACTYQEQPVCTAPVEIEVIN comes from the coding sequence ATGAAAATATTAAAGCTATTACTCGCAGGACTTATATCTATAACCATAGTGGCGTGTGGTGGCGAATCAGATTCAAGTCCGGTTCCAGCACTCAATAAAACATCTAAAGTCGTCATCCAACCTGAATCTGATACAGGGTATTCAAAGAATGCAGTGACCTCATCCTCTCTCCATTTAGGCACTACATTAAATCTCAGGGCTTATGAATTCGATTCGACGGGTGACGATGACCCAGGTCTAATGCCAGATAAGACTGCGTGGAAATCTAGTAATGAAAATGTTGCAACCGTTAGCCAAAATGGAGAGCTGACTACTCACAACGAAGGTCATGCCGAAATAACAGCAGTCATTAATGGTGTAAGTAGCAAAGCTTATATTATCGAAGTCAATCCTGCGGCGTTAGCTGAGATCAACCTCACCAACAACAACTATATGAACCTTCCTCAGGGCACAACTATTCACTACCGCGCTATCGCTACTTATACTGATGGTACTTTACAAGACATAACCTCAAACGCAACTTGGGAAACCGATAATAATTCAGTGGCTAATTTCGTTGAAAAAGGCGTCTTAAAAGGGTTATCTACTGGAGAAACGGAGGTTATCGCATCATTTAAAGGGATCTATTCAAATGTGAACAGTAATAGCTGGGGCTGGGGACATACATATATCAACGTCGTTTCGGCTAAAATTAAGAATATCACACTCACAAACAATACCGAGCTAACCGTAGCTGTGGGTGAAGCGTTTAGACCGACAGTAATAGCTACATATACTGATCTAACCCAGCAAGACGTTACTATCAATACTGACTGGAAAATTTCAGATGAAACAATAGCCAAAAGTGGAAATAAAATTCAAGCCTTATCTGCTGGCAACACCACAGCCACAGCCACTTATGCAGGGAAAAGCGTCACATTAAACTTAAAAGTAACCCCTGCGAAACTGACCAAAATAGACATAACGGAAAATGACCTTAGAAATGGTTATACTGTAGCAAAAGGTTATAGTTTACAGTTACATGCATTGGGTACCTATGGTGATGGCAGCAAACGTGATATAACCTCTATGGTTAACTGGAACACGACTGGAAATTCGACCTATTTTACCTATCAATACAATGAGTCAGGGCTAGTTCATAGCGCAATACCAGGGTTTTCTGATATCACCGCAACCCTTGGTGATGTACAAAGCCAGCCTCAACGCATTCAAGTCAAAGATAAAGTCATTGAGTCTCTTAGGATTGCTCAACCAAAGGATAAGCTTACCCTAACAATGACTGACCAAGATGGAAATACAGATGATCAGCGTTTCACTCCTCGTCACTTTAGTGTTGTAGCCATTGCAACCTATAGTGACAATACGGAAGGTTTCGTTCAGGATAGGATTCATTTCAAGATAGCGGATCAATCAATAGTACAACCTAGCAGGGCTAGCTACACGACAGATATTTTTTATCAAACACTTAAACCTGGCACTACCACGCTTACGGCATGTACATATCAAGAACAACCCGTTTGTACTGCTCCGGTTGAAATTGAAGTCATCAACTAA
- a CDS encoding S-(hydroxymethyl)glutathione dehydrogenase/class III alcohol dehydrogenase: MTIEIKPGQTHIKSKAMVAWAAGEPLKMEEVDVQLPKAGEVLVRIVATGVCHTDAFTLSGDDPEGIFPSILGHEGGGIVEMIGEGVTSVEVGDHVIPLYTAECGECKFCKSGKTNLCQAVRETQGKGLMPDGTSRFSINGETIFHYMGCSTFSEYTVLPEISLAKVSKEAPLEEVCLLGCGVTTGMGAVLNTAKVEKGDNVAIFGLGGIGLSAIIGARMAGANRIIGVDINESKFELAKQLGATDCINPTKFDKPIQDVIVEMTDGGVEYSFECIGNVNVMRQALECCHKGWGESVIIGVAGAGQEIATRPFQLVTGRVWRGSAFGGVKGRSELPEIVNRYMAGEFGLQEFITHTMGLQDVNEAFDLMHKGESIRTVLHMDR; encoded by the coding sequence ATGACAATCGAAATTAAACCGGGTCAAACGCATATCAAATCAAAAGCGATGGTTGCATGGGCCGCTGGCGAGCCACTAAAAATGGAAGAAGTTGATGTACAACTTCCTAAAGCGGGTGAGGTTCTCGTTCGCATCGTTGCTACTGGTGTTTGTCACACTGACGCATTCACATTATCAGGTGACGATCCAGAAGGTATCTTCCCTTCAATTCTTGGTCACGAAGGTGGCGGCATCGTTGAGATGATCGGCGAAGGCGTGACAAGTGTTGAGGTTGGCGACCACGTTATCCCACTTTACACCGCTGAATGTGGTGAATGTAAGTTCTGTAAATCGGGTAAAACTAACCTATGCCAAGCGGTTCGCGAAACGCAAGGTAAAGGCCTAATGCCAGACGGTACAAGCCGCTTCTCTATTAATGGCGAAACAATTTTCCATTACATGGGTTGCTCGACTTTCTCTGAGTACACTGTACTTCCAGAAATCTCTCTAGCGAAAGTAAGCAAAGAAGCACCACTTGAAGAAGTCTGTCTTCTCGGTTGTGGTGTAACAACAGGTATGGGCGCGGTACTGAACACAGCGAAAGTTGAAAAAGGCGACAACGTTGCGATATTCGGATTAGGCGGTATCGGTCTTTCCGCCATCATTGGTGCTCGCATGGCGGGTGCTAACCGCATCATCGGTGTAGATATCAACGAGAGCAAATTCGAGCTAGCAAAACAGCTTGGCGCGACGGATTGCATCAACCCGACTAAATTCGACAAGCCAATCCAAGACGTTATCGTTGAGATGACAGACGGTGGCGTTGAGTACTCTTTCGAGTGTATCGGTAACGTAAACGTGATGCGTCAAGCGCTTGAGTGCTGTCACAAAGGTTGGGGCGAATCGGTCATTATTGGTGTTGCAGGTGCGGGCCAAGAGATCGCTACTCGTCCATTCCAACTGGTGACTGGTCGTGTATGGCGTGGTTCTGCTTTCGGTGGTGTTAAAGGCCGCTCTGAGCTTCCAGAAATCGTTAACCGTTACATGGCGGGTGAATTTGGTCTGCAAGAGTTCATCACTCACACAATGGGGCTGCAAGACGTTAACGAAGCATTCGACCTAATGCACAAAGGTGAATCTATCCGTACTGTTCTACACATGGATAGATAA
- a CDS encoding sucrose-6-phosphate hydrolase has translation MSLNSNWTVEQRYRRIEDISQESIDAMVELRKQDSGYPSYHVAPKFGLLNDPNGLCFFNGEHHLFYQWTPVGPVHGMKYWYHLSTKDFVHFEDHGIGLHPDQDYDSHGVYSGGALVENGKALLFFTGNKRDENWQRIPTQCFAKMSADGKIEKHGVVIENEHYTEHFRDPKVWKQGDDYLMVVGAQTPQETGSMALYRSRDLMNWQHKGPIQTRYNNLGYMWECPDFFAIDNQSVMLFSPQGVSSKNPYDFKNIYSVAYIVGDRLNLDTAELENHQDIAQPDYGFDFYAPQTYLDDKGRRIMIAWIGLPEIDTPSNEHQWAGMLSLPRELHIQDGYLVQSALPELKVLQGEAVTVENVLELDTTSFMVEIETDADEFEFTLANVAGDNIVFSATNKAFTLDRSKMSKLYAEDFGCVRKAPRLSIKQTIEVYVDKSVIEIFINGGKHTMTSRFFIDDLSVLSIKGDVKTVYHSMSPMTGLDD, from the coding sequence ATGAGTTTGAACTCGAACTGGACAGTAGAGCAAAGATATCGCCGTATAGAAGATATTTCTCAAGAGAGTATTGATGCGATGGTAGAGCTTCGCAAACAAGACTCTGGCTATCCAAGCTACCATGTTGCGCCTAAGTTTGGCCTGCTCAATGACCCAAATGGCTTGTGTTTCTTTAATGGAGAGCACCACTTATTTTATCAGTGGACGCCGGTTGGTCCTGTCCATGGCATGAAGTATTGGTACCACCTTTCAACCAAAGACTTCGTTCATTTCGAAGACCACGGCATTGGCCTACACCCAGACCAAGATTACGATTCTCACGGTGTTTATTCTGGTGGCGCATTGGTTGAAAACGGTAAGGCACTGTTGTTCTTTACGGGAAATAAACGTGATGAAAACTGGCAACGAATTCCAACTCAATGTTTTGCCAAGATGTCTGCCGACGGCAAAATAGAAAAGCACGGCGTGGTTATTGAAAACGAGCACTACACTGAACATTTCCGCGACCCAAAAGTGTGGAAGCAGGGTGACGATTACCTGATGGTTGTGGGGGCTCAAACACCTCAGGAAACAGGTTCAATGGCGCTATATCGCAGCCGTGACCTGATGAATTGGCAGCACAAAGGCCCAATTCAAACTCGTTACAACAACCTTGGCTATATGTGGGAGTGTCCCGATTTCTTTGCAATAGACAATCAGTCGGTGATGCTGTTTTCTCCGCAAGGCGTGTCGAGCAAAAACCCATACGACTTCAAAAATATCTATTCTGTGGCTTACATTGTGGGTGATCGCCTGAACCTAGATACGGCGGAATTGGAAAATCATCAAGACATCGCGCAGCCGGATTACGGCTTTGATTTCTACGCCCCACAGACTTATTTAGATGATAAAGGTCGCCGTATTATGATTGCTTGGATTGGTCTGCCAGAGATTGACACACCATCTAACGAACATCAGTGGGCGGGTATGTTGTCGTTACCTCGCGAACTTCACATCCAAGATGGCTATCTTGTTCAGTCTGCTTTACCTGAATTGAAAGTGCTACAGGGTGAAGCGGTTACGGTTGAAAATGTTCTTGAACTGGATACGACCAGCTTCATGGTTGAGATCGAAACGGATGCGGACGAGTTTGAGTTTACACTTGCCAACGTTGCGGGTGATAACATCGTGTTCAGTGCGACAAATAAGGCGTTCACTCTCGATCGTAGCAAGATGTCTAAACTCTACGCTGAAGACTTTGGGTGTGTGAGAAAAGCGCCGAGGTTGAGCATCAAGCAAACCATCGAGGTTTATGTCGACAAGTCGGTCATCGAAATCTTCATCAATGGCGGTAAACATACCATGACCAGCCGTTTCTTCATTGATGATTTAAGTGTGCTGTCCATCAAAGGTGACGTAAAAACCGTTTACCATTCGATGAGCCCAATGACAGGGCTAGATGATTAA
- the fghA gene encoding S-formylglutathione hydrolase produces MTIENISQAKVAGGWHKQYTHFSATLDCNMRFAIFLPPNASKENPVPVLYWLSGLTCTDENFMQKAGAFKAAAEQGIAIVAPDTSPRGENVADNESYDLGQGAGFYVNATQAPWGSHYHMYDYVVTELPALIESFFPVTSVKSISGHSMGGHGALTIGIKNEDSYRSISAFSPITNPMQCPWGQKAFNQYLGLDIEEWKHYDASELLKTKGTKLPMLVDQGEADNFLIEQLKPEQLIEAAKVTNAELELRMQPGYDHSYYFISSFIDEHIEFHAAYLNK; encoded by the coding sequence ATGACAATCGAAAACATTAGCCAAGCAAAGGTTGCTGGTGGTTGGCACAAACAATACACCCACTTTTCTGCAACGCTTGACTGCAACATGCGTTTCGCGATTTTCTTGCCACCAAATGCAAGCAAAGAAAACCCAGTTCCTGTTTTGTATTGGTTGTCAGGCTTAACCTGTACCGATGAAAACTTCATGCAAAAAGCCGGCGCATTTAAAGCTGCGGCTGAACAAGGCATCGCGATTGTTGCACCAGATACAAGCCCACGAGGTGAGAACGTTGCTGACAATGAAAGCTACGACTTAGGCCAAGGTGCAGGCTTCTACGTAAATGCCACTCAAGCACCATGGGGCAGCCATTACCACATGTACGATTACGTGGTAACCGAGCTTCCTGCATTGATTGAGTCTTTCTTCCCAGTAACTTCGGTGAAGTCGATTTCTGGCCACAGCATGGGCGGACACGGTGCCCTAACGATTGGCATCAAAAACGAAGATAGCTACCGTTCTATCTCGGCATTCAGCCCAATTACCAACCCAATGCAATGCCCTTGGGGACAAAAAGCCTTCAACCAATACCTAGGCTTAGATATTGAAGAGTGGAAACACTACGACGCTTCTGAGCTTCTAAAAACCAAAGGCACTAAACTGCCAATGTTGGTTGATCAAGGTGAAGCCGATAACTTCCTGATTGAGCAGCTTAAGCCTGAGCAATTAATCGAAGCCGCGAAGGTAACCAATGCCGAATTAGAGCTACGTATGCAGCCAGGTTACGACCACAGCTACTACTTCATCTCTAGCTTTATTGATGAACACATTGAGTTCCACGCTGCTTACTTAAACAAGTAG
- a CDS encoding sucrose-specific PTS transporter subunit IIBC, whose product MNYPKIAKELLTLLGGKSNITALAHCATRLRLAVADQDKIDEQAIDNLEGVKGQFKVAGQYQIIFGSGIVNQVYAEMAKLTEMTEMSTNDVAAAGADNQNIVQRAVKGLSDIFVPIIPAIVAGGLLMGIYNLLTAQGLFIDGKSLIDANPSLTDLANMINTFANAPFVYLPILLAFSASKKFGGNPYLGAALGMLMVHPDLLNGWGFGSASVTGNIPVWNILGFEIEKVGYQGSVLPVLVSAFILAKVELGLRKVVPSVLDNLLTPLLAIFVTGLLTFTVVGPFTRDIGFLLGDGLNWLYNSAGFIGGAVFGLIYAPFVITGMHHSFIAIETQLLADIATTGGTFIFPIAAMSNVSQGAAALAVGFMTRDTKMKSIAIPSGVTGLLGITEPAMFGVNLKLRYPFIAAVCAAAVSSAFITMFHVKAQALGAAGIPGIISISPEKIGYYVVGMIIAFVTAFALTVVLGLRERNKQNIKATA is encoded by the coding sequence ATGAATTATCCAAAAATAGCAAAAGAGCTGCTCACTCTATTAGGTGGTAAAAGTAATATCACGGCACTCGCGCACTGTGCGACTCGTCTGCGTCTTGCCGTTGCTGATCAAGACAAAATTGACGAACAGGCAATTGATAACCTAGAAGGGGTCAAAGGCCAGTTTAAAGTCGCGGGTCAATATCAGATCATCTTTGGTTCAGGCATCGTCAACCAAGTTTATGCAGAGATGGCAAAACTGACTGAGATGACGGAAATGTCGACCAATGATGTGGCGGCGGCAGGGGCTGACAACCAAAATATCGTGCAGCGCGCAGTGAAAGGCCTGTCTGATATATTTGTCCCAATTATTCCTGCGATTGTTGCTGGTGGTTTGTTGATGGGTATCTACAACCTATTGACGGCTCAAGGCTTGTTCATTGATGGCAAATCTTTGATCGACGCGAATCCGAGCTTGACTGACTTAGCAAACATGATCAACACATTTGCTAATGCTCCTTTTGTTTACTTACCTATTTTATTGGCATTTTCAGCGAGTAAGAAGTTTGGTGGTAACCCATACCTTGGTGCGGCTTTAGGGATGTTAATGGTTCACCCAGATCTTCTGAATGGTTGGGGCTTCGGCAGTGCATCGGTGACAGGCAATATTCCGGTTTGGAACATTCTGGGCTTCGAAATTGAGAAAGTGGGCTATCAAGGTTCAGTGCTGCCAGTGCTCGTTTCTGCGTTTATTCTTGCGAAAGTAGAACTTGGTCTACGTAAAGTCGTGCCTTCAGTTCTGGACAACCTGCTAACACCGCTATTGGCTATCTTTGTGACTGGCCTACTGACATTCACGGTAGTGGGTCCATTTACACGTGATATTGGCTTCCTACTGGGTGACGGCCTAAATTGGCTATATAACAGTGCTGGTTTCATTGGTGGGGCGGTATTTGGTTTGATTTATGCGCCATTCGTTATCACAGGCATGCATCATAGCTTTATCGCTATCGAAACTCAGTTGCTTGCGGATATTGCAACAACGGGGGGCACGTTCATTTTCCCTATCGCAGCGATGTCTAACGTGTCACAAGGGGCGGCGGCGCTGGCTGTTGGTTTCATGACTCGCGATACCAAAATGAAGAGTATTGCGATTCCTTCAGGCGTCACTGGTTTACTCGGTATTACAGAGCCAGCCATGTTCGGTGTGAATCTAAAGCTTCGCTATCCATTCATTGCTGCGGTTTGTGCCGCTGCGGTTTCAAGTGCTTTCATCACCATGTTTCATGTGAAAGCACAAGCGCTTGGTGCGGCTGGTATTCCCGGTATTATCTCAATATCGCCGGAAAAAATCGGTTACTACGTGGTCGGTATGATTATCGCGTTCGTCACGGCCTTTGCACTGACCGTTGTTTTAGGGCTGCGCGAGCGTAATAAACAAAACATTAAAGCAACGGCTTAA